In Leisingera methylohalidivorans DSM 14336, a single genomic region encodes these proteins:
- a CDS encoding Hint domain-containing protein, translating into MKTGFRGTFVVSWSQTEIDGLPAAPVEALDVGAAWSWHGDAVRVDGPTELLRLEIADGEADLRRRAARSVRRLVGAAVQNRTDVDAVEVDEPLMDSSFTVTNGVQSFTVTLIETGPGQPPLLMFVDDLPPRGTDLWVVHHSLCTAGADRPQGETGVVCFTPGTLIATPGGPKRVEALREGEKVQTRDNGAQEILWIGSRRISGARLYVMPRLRPIRIHAGALGIDRPEQELLVSPDHRMLLRGDRVRALFNTPEVLVAAGDLVNGRTILPDASVRQATYIHIMLENHQVLWANGVETESFHPSNASLTALSGSDRARLFHLHPGLERNPLAYGAYARRNLSASEAAILGHEAA; encoded by the coding sequence ATGAAGACGGGCTTTCGAGGCACGTTTGTCGTTTCCTGGTCGCAGACCGAGATTGACGGCCTTCCGGCGGCACCGGTTGAGGCTCTTGATGTAGGGGCAGCTTGGTCCTGGCATGGCGATGCTGTGCGGGTGGACGGGCCGACAGAGCTGTTGCGGCTGGAGATTGCAGATGGCGAGGCAGATTTGCGCCGCCGGGCAGCGCGCTCGGTGCGGCGGCTGGTCGGTGCGGCGGTTCAAAACCGGACCGATGTCGATGCGGTCGAGGTGGATGAGCCGCTGATGGACAGCAGCTTTACCGTGACCAACGGCGTCCAGAGTTTCACCGTGACACTGATAGAGACGGGGCCGGGGCAACCGCCGCTGTTGATGTTCGTCGATGATTTGCCGCCGCGCGGCACTGACCTGTGGGTGGTGCATCATTCGCTGTGCACCGCCGGCGCGGACCGTCCGCAAGGCGAAACCGGTGTGGTCTGCTTTACCCCGGGCACCCTGATCGCAACGCCTGGCGGCCCGAAACGGGTCGAGGCGCTGCGCGAGGGCGAAAAGGTGCAGACCCGCGACAACGGCGCTCAGGAAATCCTGTGGATCGGCTCCCGCCGGATCAGCGGTGCCCGGTTGTATGTGATGCCGCGGCTGCGCCCGATCCGCATTCATGCCGGCGCCCTGGGCATCGACCGGCCCGAGCAGGAGCTGCTGGTCTCGCCTGATCACCGGATGCTCTTGCGCGGCGACCGGGTGCGGGCGCTGTTCAACACGCCCGAAGTTCTGGTGGCGGCCGGCGATCTGGTCAATGGCCGCACAATCCTGCCCGATGCCTCGGTGCGGCAGGCAACCTATATCCACATCATGCTGGAGAACCACCAGGTGCTTTGGGCCAACGGGGTCGAAACCGAAAGCTTCCACCCCTCCAATGCATCCCTGACGGCGCTCAGCGGCAGCGACCGGGCGCGGCTGTTCCATCTGCACCCCGGGCTGGAACGCAATCCGCTCGCCTACGGCGCTTATGCCCGCCGCAACCTCAGCGCGTCCGAAGCTGCGATTCTGGGCCACGAGGCAGCCTGA
- a CDS encoding aminotransferase class V-fold PLP-dependent enzyme — protein sequence MTLAAFKTTIRQAAQSGALGRSVIGDGVMIPGLDGEVPLVYADYVASGRALRQVEDYVAGQVLPFYANSHTEASYCGTRMTRLRREARSEIARMTGATGEDAVIFTGSGATAGLNRLVSLFGVNEAVRPVVFIGPYEHHSNILPWRESKAEVVEIPEAAGGGVDLAVLERVLKQHAGSDLKIGSFSAASNVTGILTDPDPISRLLHAHGALAVWDYAGGGPYLPIDMGQGGAARKDAVVVSPHKFPGGPGASGVLVVNAGAVRRRCPSWPGGGTVSFVSPWQHEYSLDLAAREEAGTPNVIGDIRAALAFLVKEAVGQEQIEAREAKFADMAWAGWSGNPQLQILGHRDAHRLPIFSFLVSDGAGKPVHQQLFTRMLSDVYGIQARGGCACAGPYAHRLLGIGQPESERLFADLKAGEEMKKPGWVRLNFSYLMEEETAQYVIDCVNDLTRRAGALAARYNSDPETARFTALVA from the coding sequence ATGACCCTGGCAGCATTCAAAACCACCATCCGGCAGGCGGCCCAAAGCGGCGCCCTGGGCCGCAGCGTGATCGGCGACGGGGTGATGATCCCTGGCCTCGATGGCGAGGTGCCGCTGGTCTATGCCGACTACGTCGCCTCCGGCCGGGCGTTGCGCCAGGTCGAGGATTATGTGGCGGGCCAGGTGCTGCCCTTCTATGCCAATTCCCATACCGAGGCGTCTTATTGCGGCACCCGGATGACCCGCCTGCGCCGCGAGGCCCGCAGCGAGATTGCCCGCATGACCGGCGCCACCGGGGAGGATGCGGTGATTTTCACCGGATCAGGCGCCACCGCCGGGCTCAACCGGCTGGTCAGCCTGTTCGGCGTGAACGAGGCCGTCCGCCCGGTTGTCTTCATCGGCCCCTATGAACACCACTCCAACATCCTGCCCTGGCGCGAAAGCAAGGCGGAGGTGGTGGAAATCCCCGAGGCTGCCGGGGGCGGGGTTGACCTGGCAGTTCTGGAGCGCGTCCTGAAACAGCACGCGGGCAGCGACCTCAAAATCGGCAGTTTCTCTGCCGCCTCCAACGTCACCGGCATCCTGACCGATCCCGACCCCATCAGCCGCCTGCTGCACGCGCACGGCGCACTGGCGGTCTGGGACTATGCCGGCGGCGGGCCGTACCTGCCAATCGACATGGGGCAGGGCGGCGCGGCGCGCAAAGATGCCGTTGTGGTTTCGCCGCACAAATTTCCGGGCGGCCCCGGTGCCTCGGGTGTGCTGGTGGTCAACGCAGGCGCAGTGCGCCGCCGCTGCCCGTCCTGGCCGGGCGGGGGCACCGTCAGCTTTGTGTCGCCGTGGCAGCATGAATACAGCCTCGACCTTGCGGCCCGCGAAGAGGCCGGCACACCGAATGTAATCGGCGATATCCGCGCAGCGCTGGCCTTTCTGGTGAAAGAGGCGGTCGGCCAGGAGCAGATCGAAGCCCGTGAAGCCAAGTTCGCTGACATGGCCTGGGCGGGCTGGTCCGGCAATCCGCAGCTGCAGATCCTGGGCCACCGCGATGCGCACCGGCTGCCGATCTTCTCCTTTCTGGTTTCGGACGGTGCGGGCAAGCCGGTGCACCAGCAGCTGTTCACCCGGATGCTGAGCGACGTCTACGGCATCCAGGCCCGCGGCGGCTGCGCCTGTGCAGGGCCCTATGCACACCGGTTGCTGGGCATTGGCCAGCCGGAGTCGGAAAGGCTGTTTGCTGATCTGAAGGCTGGCGAGGAAATGAAGAAACCCGGCTGGGTCCGGCTCAACTTTTCCTATCTGATGGAGGAGGAGACCGCGCAATACGTCATTGATTGCGTCAACGATCTGACCCGAAGGGCAGGGGCGCTTGCCGCCCGCTACAATTCCGATCCTGAAACCGCGCGGTTCACGGCGCTGGTCGCCTAA
- a CDS encoding LysR substrate-binding domain-containing protein, with protein sequence MINVTLRQMRYFEALAQHRHFGRAADACAVSQPALSVQIKELEEALGVQLVERGARQVRLTSLGEDLAVRVRGVLRSVDELGELARASRDGLAGRLRIGVIPTIAPYLLPSIVGNLARQYPEADIRVRETVTPKLLEELAEGRLDTAIVALPVSEPAFEEVALFKEDFVLVRPGEDSGKPVPGPEGLREMRLLLLEEGHCFRDQALSFCNMQSAAPRELLDGSSLSTLVQMVSAGIGVTLIPEMAVPVETRSAVVSVARFRDPQPARSIGMIWRRSNPLARQLLQVAEVVRQAAQALRSSYSPLI encoded by the coding sequence ATGATAAACGTGACCCTTCGCCAGATGCGTTATTTCGAAGCGCTGGCCCAGCACCGCCATTTCGGCCGCGCGGCAGATGCCTGCGCAGTGTCGCAGCCCGCTTTGTCGGTTCAGATCAAGGAATTGGAGGAAGCGCTGGGGGTGCAGCTGGTCGAGCGCGGCGCCCGTCAGGTGCGGCTCACCAGCCTGGGCGAGGATCTGGCGGTGCGGGTGCGCGGTGTCCTGCGCTCGGTGGATGAGCTGGGCGAGCTGGCGCGGGCGTCCCGCGACGGGCTGGCGGGGCGGCTTCGGATCGGGGTGATTCCCACCATCGCGCCGTATCTGCTGCCGTCCATCGTCGGCAACCTGGCCCGCCAGTACCCGGAGGCTGACATCCGTGTGCGCGAAACCGTGACACCGAAACTGCTCGAGGAACTGGCCGAGGGGCGGCTGGATACCGCGATCGTGGCGCTGCCGGTTTCCGAACCCGCCTTTGAGGAAGTCGCGCTGTTTAAGGAGGACTTTGTGCTGGTGCGCCCCGGCGAGGACAGCGGCAAGCCGGTTCCCGGCCCCGAGGGTTTGCGCGAAATGCGCCTGCTGCTGCTGGAGGAGGGGCATTGCTTCCGGGATCAGGCGCTGTCGTTCTGCAACATGCAGTCGGCGGCCCCGCGCGAGCTGCTGGACGGCAGCTCGCTGTCGACATTGGTGCAGATGGTCAGCGCCGGAATCGGCGTTACGCTGATTCCCGAAATGGCCGTCCCGGTCGAGACCCGCTCGGCCGTTGTCTCGGTCGCGCGCTTCCGGGACCCTCAGCCGGCCCGCAGCATTGGCATGATCTGGCGCCGCAGCAATCCGCTCGCGCGGCAGCTGCTGCAGGTGGCAGAGGTGGTGCGCCAGGCCGCGCAGGCCTTGCGCTCCAGCTATAGTCCGCTGATCTGA
- a CDS encoding heme-copper oxidase subunit III family protein, whose translation MEHPLQGQDQTLQQQGHSGFAADWGSDQRAFKKVSWGKAMMWILLLSDTFIFACFLVAYLNARNSTTVEWPNASEVFALHIGGANLPLILIAIMTFVLISSSGTMAMAVNCAYRKARKATAVLMLATAALGAAFVGMQAFEWSKLISEGVRPWGNPWGAEQFGASFFMITGFHGTHVTIGVIFLIIVARRVWRGDFDRDQRSWMSAGNGDYEAVEIMGLYWHFVDLVWVFIFAFFYLW comes from the coding sequence ATGGAACACCCATTGCAAGGCCAGGACCAGACGCTGCAGCAGCAGGGCCATAGCGGCTTTGCCGCCGATTGGGGGTCGGACCAGCGCGCCTTCAAGAAGGTCTCCTGGGGCAAAGCGATGATGTGGATCCTGCTGCTCAGCGACACTTTCATATTCGCCTGCTTCCTTGTCGCCTATCTGAACGCCCGCAACTCCACCACCGTGGAGTGGCCCAACGCCAGCGAGGTGTTTGCGCTGCATATCGGCGGCGCGAACCTGCCGCTGATCCTGATTGCCATCATGACCTTTGTGCTGATCTCCTCCTCCGGCACCATGGCGATGGCGGTGAACTGCGCCTACCGCAAGGCGCGCAAGGCCACTGCCGTGCTGATGCTGGCCACCGCCGCGCTGGGCGCGGCCTTTGTCGGCATGCAGGCATTTGAATGGTCCAAGCTGATTTCCGAAGGCGTGCGCCCCTGGGGCAACCCCTGGGGGGCCGAGCAATTCGGCGCCAGTTTCTTCATGATCACCGGCTTTCACGGCACCCATGTCACCATCGGGGTGATCTTCCTGATCATCGTCGCCCGCCGGGTCTGGCGCGGCGATTTCGATCGCGACCAGCGCAGCTGGATGTCGGCAGGCAACGGCGATTACGAGGCGGTGGAGATCATGGGGCTTTACTGGCACTTCGTCGACCTGGTCTGGGTCTTCATCTTTGCATTCTTCTATCTGTGGTAG
- a CDS encoding Lrp/AsnC family transcriptional regulator → MTKKADHIDRAILRALQQDASLSQRELADRVGLSQNACWRRLKALNDSGLLKGSTARLDRKQLGLDLVVFVLLRTRHHSADWLQKFRRHVLTIPEVVDFHRIGGDYDYQLKVVTEDMASYDRVYQQLISGVELDSVTSYFAMEAIAEGRPLPL, encoded by the coding sequence ATGACCAAAAAAGCCGATCATATTGACCGCGCCATCCTGCGGGCACTGCAGCAGGACGCCAGCCTGTCGCAGCGGGAACTGGCCGACCGGGTGGGGCTGTCGCAGAACGCCTGCTGGCGGCGGCTGAAAGCACTGAATGACAGCGGACTGCTGAAGGGGTCCACCGCGCGGCTGGACCGCAAGCAGCTGGGGCTGGATCTGGTGGTCTTCGTGCTGCTGCGCACCCGGCATCATTCGGCGGACTGGCTGCAAAAGTTCCGCCGCCATGTGCTGACGATTCCCGAGGTGGTGGATTTTCACCGCATCGGCGGCGACTACGACTACCAGCTGAAAGTGGTGACCGAGGATATGGCCAGCTATGACAGGGTGTATCAGCAGCTGATTTCAGGGGTCGAGCTGGACAGCGTGACCTCTTATTTTGCGATGGAAGCGATTGCCGAAGGGCGGCCGCTGCCGCTTTAG
- a CDS encoding cytochrome C oxidase subunit IV family protein, whose product MTHSPQTIEAGEMAHDEGQQHPIKLYFFVWGLLFVLSAASYWVDYAQLQGLLRWSLILIFMTLKAGLIIAVFMHMAWERLALIYAILLPPLAVIGLLAILIIESDYTAQTRVIEFGQGAVAAAEEN is encoded by the coding sequence ATGACACATTCACCGCAAACCATTGAGGCCGGAGAGATGGCGCACGACGAAGGCCAGCAGCATCCCATCAAACTCTACTTCTTTGTCTGGGGGCTGCTGTTCGTCCTCAGCGCCGCCTCCTACTGGGTGGATTATGCCCAGCTGCAGGGGCTGCTGCGCTGGAGTCTGATCCTGATCTTCATGACGCTGAAGGCAGGGCTGATCATTGCCGTCTTCATGCATATGGCCTGGGAGCGTCTGGCGCTGATCTATGCCATCCTGCTGCCGCCGCTGGCGGTGATCGGGCTGCTGGCGATATTGATCATCGAGTCGGACTATACGGCTCAGACCCGGGTGATCGAATTCGGGCAGGGGGCGGTAGCTGCTGCAGAAGAGAATTGA
- the katG gene encoding catalase/peroxidase HPI: MDGNTPAGKCPVFHGAAAAGGTTNKHWWPNLLNLNVLHQHAPKSNPMGADFNYAEEFKKLDLKAVKQDLFALMTDSQDWWPADYGHYGPLFIRMAWHSAGTYRSADGRGGGGTGNQRFAPLNSWPDNGNLDKARRLLWPVKQKYGNKISWGDLMILAGNCAIESMGGPVFGFGGGREDVWEPEEDVYWGSETEWLATSDQPNSRYSGERDLENPLAAVQMGLIYVNPEGPDGNPDPIASGLDVRETFARMGMNDEETVALVAGGHTFGKAHGAGDPELVSVEPEGADIEHMGLGWLNSHGKGNAADTTTSGIEGAWKPNPTTWDMGYFDVLFGYEWKLVKSPAGANQWQAQDVKPEHMVADAHEPGKTHPPMMTTADMSLRMDPVYEKISRDFHANPEKFADAFARAWFKLCHRDMGPKSRYLGSEVPAEDLIWQDPLPPVDHALVDEQDAAQLKANILATGLSVAELVSTAWASASTFRSSDKRGGANGGRIRLAPQKDWEVNQPEQLATVLNTLEGVQSEFNASAAGGKKISMADLIVLAGGAGVEEAAKAAGHPVSVPFTPGRTDASQEQTDAEGFAVLEPEADGFRNYQKAAYSVPAEKMLVDRAQLLTLGAPEMTALIGGLRVLGANHGGSGHGVFTERAGLLSTDFFTNIVDMGVEWKPAEDGTYEGRDRASGAVKWTATRADLVFGSNSQLRALSEVYAQADGEAAFVQDFVAAWVKVMNADRFDLAA, from the coding sequence ATGGACGGAAATACACCTGCAGGAAAATGCCCGGTGTTTCACGGCGCTGCCGCAGCCGGCGGCACCACCAACAAACATTGGTGGCCGAACCTGCTGAATCTGAATGTGCTGCACCAGCATGCGCCCAAGTCGAACCCGATGGGGGCTGATTTCAACTACGCCGAGGAATTCAAGAAGCTGGATCTGAAGGCGGTGAAACAGGATCTTTTCGCGCTGATGACCGACAGCCAGGATTGGTGGCCCGCAGATTACGGCCATTACGGGCCGCTGTTCATCCGCATGGCCTGGCACAGCGCGGGAACCTACCGCAGCGCGGATGGCCGCGGCGGCGGCGGCACCGGCAACCAGCGCTTTGCGCCGCTGAACAGCTGGCCGGACAATGGCAACCTGGACAAGGCCCGCCGCCTGCTGTGGCCGGTGAAGCAGAAGTACGGCAACAAGATCTCCTGGGGGGATCTGATGATCCTGGCCGGCAATTGCGCCATTGAATCCATGGGCGGCCCGGTGTTCGGCTTTGGCGGCGGCCGCGAAGACGTTTGGGAGCCGGAGGAAGATGTCTACTGGGGCTCTGAAACCGAATGGCTGGCCACCAGCGATCAGCCGAACAGCCGCTATTCCGGCGAGCGGGATCTGGAAAATCCTCTGGCGGCGGTGCAGATGGGGCTGATCTACGTGAACCCGGAAGGCCCTGACGGCAATCCGGACCCGATCGCCTCGGGCCTGGATGTGCGCGAGACCTTTGCCCGCATGGGGATGAATGACGAGGAAACCGTGGCGCTGGTTGCAGGCGGCCATACCTTCGGCAAGGCGCATGGTGCCGGCGATCCCGAGCTGGTCAGCGTTGAGCCGGAAGGCGCGGATATCGAACACATGGGGCTTGGCTGGTTGAACTCGCACGGCAAGGGCAATGCGGCCGATACCACCACCAGCGGCATCGAAGGCGCCTGGAAGCCGAACCCCACCACCTGGGATATGGGCTATTTCGACGTGCTGTTCGGCTATGAGTGGAAACTGGTCAAAAGCCCGGCGGGCGCCAATCAGTGGCAGGCGCAGGACGTGAAGCCCGAGCATATGGTGGCCGACGCCCATGAGCCGGGCAAGACGCACCCGCCGATGATGACCACCGCCGACATGTCACTGCGCATGGACCCGGTCTATGAAAAGATTTCCCGCGATTTCCACGCCAATCCGGAAAAATTCGCGGACGCCTTTGCCCGTGCCTGGTTCAAGCTGTGCCACCGCGACATGGGGCCGAAATCGCGCTATCTGGGCAGCGAGGTGCCCGCTGAAGACCTGATCTGGCAGGATCCGTTGCCGCCAGTGGATCACGCGCTGGTGGACGAACAGGATGCCGCGCAGCTGAAGGCAAATATCCTGGCGACCGGGCTGTCGGTTGCTGAACTGGTCTCCACCGCCTGGGCCTCGGCCTCGACCTTCCGCAGCTCGGACAAGCGCGGCGGGGCCAATGGCGGCCGCATCCGCCTGGCGCCGCAAAAGGACTGGGAGGTGAACCAGCCGGAGCAGCTGGCCACGGTTCTGAACACCCTGGAAGGCGTCCAGTCCGAGTTCAACGCAAGCGCCGCCGGCGGCAAAAAGATCTCGATGGCGGATCTGATCGTGCTGGCGGGCGGCGCCGGCGTGGAAGAGGCTGCCAAGGCGGCAGGCCACCCGGTTTCGGTGCCGTTCACACCGGGCCGTACAGACGCATCCCAGGAGCAGACCGACGCCGAGGGCTTTGCCGTGCTGGAGCCGGAGGCCGATGGTTTCCGCAACTACCAGAAGGCCGCCTATAGCGTCCCGGCTGAGAAGATGCTGGTGGACCGGGCGCAGCTTCTGACCCTTGGCGCGCCGGAAATGACCGCGCTGATCGGCGGCCTGCGGGTGCTGGGTGCCAATCACGGCGGTTCCGGGCACGGGGTGTTCACCGAGCGGGCCGGCTTGCTCAGCACCGACTTCTTCACCAATATTGTCGATATGGGTGTGGAGTGGAAACCGGCAGAGGACGGCACCTATGAAGGCCGTGATCGCGCCAGCGGGGCGGTGAAATGGACCGCCACCCGCGCCGATCTGGTGTTCGGCTCCAACTCGCAGCTGCGGGCATTGTCCGAGGTTTATGCCCAGGCGGATGGCGAAGCCGCCTTTGTCCAGGACTTTGTTGCGGCCTGGGTCAAGGTGATGAATGCGGACCGGTTTGATCTGGCTGCGTAA
- the rpsD gene encoding 30S ribosomal protein S4 has product MTKRTSAKYKIDRRMGENIWGRPKSPVNRRDYGPGQHGQRRKGKLSDFGIQLRAKQKLKGYYGDLTEKQFRRIYGEAVRVNGDTGENLIGLLERRLDAVVYRAKFVATVFAARQFVNHGHVTVNGKRVNIPSYRVKEGDVIEVRDKSKQMVAVLEATQLAERDVPDYIEADHSKLKATFVRTPALGDVPYPVLMEPNLVVEFYAKN; this is encoded by the coding sequence GTGACCAAACGCACGTCTGCCAAGTACAAGATCGACCGCCGCATGGGCGAAAACATCTGGGGCCGTCCGAAGTCCCCGGTCAACCGCCGCGACTACGGCCCCGGCCAGCACGGCCAGCGCCGCAAGGGTAAACTGTCCGACTTCGGCATCCAGCTGCGCGCCAAGCAGAAGCTCAAGGGCTACTACGGCGACCTGACCGAAAAGCAGTTCCGCCGCATCTACGGCGAAGCCGTGCGTGTGAACGGCGACACCGGTGAAAACCTTATCGGCCTGCTCGAGCGCCGCCTGGACGCCGTTGTCTACCGTGCCAAGTTTGTTGCAACCGTCTTTGCGGCCCGCCAGTTCGTGAACCACGGCCACGTGACCGTGAACGGCAAGCGCGTCAACATCCCCTCCTACCGCGTGAAAGAGGGCGACGTGATCGAAGTCCGCGACAAGTCCAAGCAGATGGTTGCCGTTCTGGAAGCCACCCAGCTGGCCGAGCGCGACGTTCCCGATTACATCGAAGCCGACCACTCCAAGCTGAAGGCAACCTTCGTGCGCACCCCCGCCCTGGGCGACGTGCCGTACCCGGTTCTGATGGAGCCGAACCTGGTCGTCGAATTCTACGCCAAGAACTAA
- a CDS encoding PA14 domain-containing protein, translating into MKTYLKAAAAIAVLTAAAAGAAPLKLTPADPQPASVTPGLAVVYAYPNDVKTLAEASSALKISSEPGRPLAGLDNRDTQEGQKTLTSKQALNVVARITGYVKIDQPGIHTIDFLTNDGLRARVGGQVVGEFDGRQSCDSTILTEVEVPSAGWYPVDILYFQRLGTACLHMRMGPDGKRPKWMKDSAFGH; encoded by the coding sequence ATGAAAACCTATCTGAAGGCCGCCGCTGCGATTGCCGTGTTGACCGCCGCCGCCGCAGGCGCTGCGCCGCTGAAGCTGACGCCGGCAGACCCGCAGCCCGCCAGCGTCACGCCAGGGCTGGCCGTCGTCTATGCCTATCCCAACGATGTGAAAACGTTGGCCGAGGCGTCCTCGGCGCTGAAAATCTCCAGCGAGCCGGGCCGGCCCCTTGCGGGCCTCGACAACCGCGACACGCAAGAGGGGCAGAAAACGCTCACCTCCAAACAGGCGCTGAACGTGGTGGCCCGGATCACCGGCTATGTAAAGATCGACCAGCCCGGCATCCACACTATCGACTTTCTCACCAATGACGGGCTGCGTGCCAGGGTCGGCGGCCAGGTGGTGGGCGAATTCGATGGCCGCCAGTCCTGCGACAGCACCATCCTGACCGAAGTGGAGGTGCCCTCGGCCGGCTGGTACCCGGTTGATATCCTTTACTTCCAGCGCCTTGGCACGGCCTGCCTGCATATGCGCATGGGGCCGGACGGCAAGCGCCCGAAATGGATGAAGGACAGCGCCTTCGGGCACTGA
- a CDS encoding cytochrome c oxidase subunit 3, giving the protein MTVILAFLALVALAAGLWLSQQHLASKPWLETGIAPLAGHGPGRAPGIIFIAVFVTVIGGLFSMLGSAFVMQIEETPWELVPLPGRVWLNTALLLLASLFLQFVVIAARAGTQRWLRGSLIAASIATLAFLAGQVQVWITLTDGGYPLDGTPAASFFYLITGLHGLHMLGGIIALAVICARHAGTGDVRALLPGVRLCALYWHALLAFWLMLFALLQGWGNAFLALCRAVVS; this is encoded by the coding sequence GTGACGGTCATCCTGGCCTTCCTGGCGCTGGTGGCGCTGGCCGCGGGGCTATGGCTGTCGCAGCAGCACCTGGCCTCCAAGCCCTGGCTGGAAACCGGAATTGCGCCCTTGGCGGGCCATGGTCCGGGCCGTGCGCCGGGCATCATCTTCATAGCGGTCTTTGTAACGGTGATCGGCGGGCTGTTTTCCATGCTGGGCAGCGCCTTTGTCATGCAGATCGAAGAAACCCCGTGGGAGCTGGTACCGCTGCCGGGCCGGGTCTGGCTGAACACTGCGCTGCTGCTGCTGGCCAGCCTGTTCCTGCAATTTGTGGTGATTGCCGCGCGGGCAGGCACGCAGCGCTGGCTGCGCGGCAGCCTGATTGCCGCCAGTATCGCCACACTCGCCTTTCTGGCGGGGCAGGTGCAGGTGTGGATCACCTTGACCGATGGCGGCTACCCGCTGGACGGCACCCCGGCGGCGAGCTTCTTTTATCTGATCACCGGCTTGCACGGGCTGCACATGCTGGGCGGTATCATTGCGCTGGCGGTGATCTGCGCGCGCCATGCCGGGACCGGTGACGTCAGGGCGCTGCTGCCGGGTGTCCGGCTTTGCGCGCTTTACTGGCACGCGCTGCTGGCCTTCTGGCTGATGCTGTTTGCACTGCTGCAGGGCTGGGGCAATGCGTTTCTGGCGCTGTGCCGCGCGGTTGTGAGTTGA